A DNA window from Myripristis murdjan chromosome 19, fMyrMur1.1, whole genome shotgun sequence contains the following coding sequences:
- the LOC115378348 gene encoding neurogenic differentiation factor 2-like isoform X1, with the protein MLSRLFSEVLPDVQRLAAGWVDDSESEDCKAKEDDHEPCHLGEDELDDNEAREGSSRAESEMAGDDDEDEEGEEEECGEENGGDKPKKRGPKKRQMTAARLERSKLRRQKANARERTRMHDLNSALDNLRKVVPCYSKTQKLSKIETLRLAKNYIWALGEILRNGKRPDVVSYVQTLCKGLSQPTTNLVAGCLQLNTRNFLTEQCPDGARFHVPSSPFSVHPYSYQCSRLASPHYQPGSGALNLRGPSYGSGYEAVYPPGGTSPDYSSPDYEGQHSPPVCLNGGLSGRQQESSETDRNYHYSMHYSGLTTSRPTHGLPFGPSGARSGGAHSENVPPFHDAHLHHDRAPPYEDLNAFFHN; encoded by the coding sequence ATGTTGAGCCGTCTGTTCAGCGAGGTGCTGCCGGACGTCCAGAGGCTCGCGGCGGGTTGGGTGGACGACAGTGAGAGCGAGGACTGTAAGGCCAAGGAGGACGATCACGAGCCCTGCCACCTCGGGGAGGACGAGCTGGATGATAATGAGGCGCGTGAGGGCAGCAGTCGGGCTGAGTCCGAAATGGCGGGCGACgacgatgaagatgaggagggcgaggaagaggagtgcGGGGAGGAGAACGGGGGGGACAAACCCAAGAAGCGCGGCCCAAAGAAACGCCAGATGACGGCGGCGCGCCTGGAGCGCTCCAAACTGCGACGACAGAAGGCCAATGCGCGGGAGCGCACGCGCATGCACGACTTGAACTCTGCGCTGGACAACCTGCGCAAGGTGGTGCCATGCTactccaaaacacaaaaactctcCAAAATAGAGACTCTGAGACTAGCCAAGAATTACATCTGGGCCCTTGGGGAGATTTTACGCAACGGGAAACGTCCGGACGTCGTGTCATACGTGCAGACGTTGTGTAAAGGCCTGTCGCAGCCCACTACCAACCTGGTGGCAGGCTGTCTGCAGCTCAACACCAGGAACTTCCTGACTGAGCAGTGTCCGGATGGAGCTCGCTTCCATGTGCCCAGCTCTCCGTTCTCTGTTCATCCCTACTCCTACCAGTGCTCTCGCCTCGCCAGCCCTCACTATCAGCCCGGCTCCGGTGCGCTCAATTTGAGGGGCCCCTCCTACGGCTCTGGGTACGAGGCTGTGTACCCACCAGGCGGGACGTCCCCTGACTACAGCAGCCCGGACTACGAGGGCCAGCACAGTCCACCTGTGTGCCTCAACGGCGGCCTGTCCGGGAGGCAGCAGGAGTCCTCCGAGACAGACAGGAACTATCACTACTCTATGCATTACTCCGGACTGACCACGTCCCGACCTACCCACGGCCTACCTTTTGGTCCCTCGGGAGCGCGCAGCGGTGGTGCGCATTCAGAAAACGTTCCACCGTTCCACGACGCGCACTTGCACCACGACAGAGCGCCCCCGTATGAGGATCTCAATGCTTTTTTCCACAACTGA
- the LOC115378348 gene encoding neurogenic differentiation factor 2-like isoform X2 has translation MASPSPPGEASLCECGRMSITGSHVMALANDVPAIWAWHQSWLHATMLSRLFSEVLPDVQRLAAGWVDDSESEDCKAKEDDHEPCHLGEDELDDNEAREGSSRAESEMAGDDDEDEEGEEEECGEENGGDKPKKRGPKKRQMTAARLERSKLRRQKANARERTRMHDLNSALDNLRKVVPCYSKTQKLSKIETLRLAKNYIWALGEILRNGKRPDVVSYVQTLCKGLSQPTTNLVAGCLQLNTRNFLTEQCPDGARFHVPSSPFSVHPYSYQCSRLASPHYQPGSGALNLRGPSYGSGYEAVYPPGGTSPDYSSPDYEGQHSPPVCLNGGLSGRQQESSETDRNYHYSMHYSGLTTSRPTHGLPFGPSGARSGGAHSENVPPFHDAHLHHDRAPPYEDLNAFFHN, from the exons ATGGCGAGTCCCTCTCCCCCAGGGGAAGCCAGTCTCTGTGAATGCGGCCGCATGTCAATCACCGGCTCTCATGTGATGGCTCTTGCCAATGACGTGCCAGCCATATGGGCCTGGCATCAGAGCTG gtTGCACGCCACCATGTTGAGCCGTCTGTTCAGCGAGGTGCTGCCGGACGTCCAGAGGCTCGCGGCGGGTTGGGTGGACGACAGTGAGAGCGAGGACTGTAAGGCCAAGGAGGACGATCACGAGCCCTGCCACCTCGGGGAGGACGAGCTGGATGATAATGAGGCGCGTGAGGGCAGCAGTCGGGCTGAGTCCGAAATGGCGGGCGACgacgatgaagatgaggagggcgaggaagaggagtgcGGGGAGGAGAACGGGGGGGACAAACCCAAGAAGCGCGGCCCAAAGAAACGCCAGATGACGGCGGCGCGCCTGGAGCGCTCCAAACTGCGACGACAGAAGGCCAATGCGCGGGAGCGCACGCGCATGCACGACTTGAACTCTGCGCTGGACAACCTGCGCAAGGTGGTGCCATGCTactccaaaacacaaaaactctcCAAAATAGAGACTCTGAGACTAGCCAAGAATTACATCTGGGCCCTTGGGGAGATTTTACGCAACGGGAAACGTCCGGACGTCGTGTCATACGTGCAGACGTTGTGTAAAGGCCTGTCGCAGCCCACTACCAACCTGGTGGCAGGCTGTCTGCAGCTCAACACCAGGAACTTCCTGACTGAGCAGTGTCCGGATGGAGCTCGCTTCCATGTGCCCAGCTCTCCGTTCTCTGTTCATCCCTACTCCTACCAGTGCTCTCGCCTCGCCAGCCCTCACTATCAGCCCGGCTCCGGTGCGCTCAATTTGAGGGGCCCCTCCTACGGCTCTGGGTACGAGGCTGTGTACCCACCAGGCGGGACGTCCCCTGACTACAGCAGCCCGGACTACGAGGGCCAGCACAGTCCACCTGTGTGCCTCAACGGCGGCCTGTCCGGGAGGCAGCAGGAGTCCTCCGAGACAGACAGGAACTATCACTACTCTATGCATTACTCCGGACTGACCACGTCCCGACCTACCCACGGCCTACCTTTTGGTCCCTCGGGAGCGCGCAGCGGTGGTGCGCATTCAGAAAACGTTCCACCGTTCCACGACGCGCACTTGCACCACGACAGAGCGCCCCCGTATGAGGATCTCAATGCTTTTTTCCACAACTGA